From a single Myxocyprinus asiaticus isolate MX2 ecotype Aquarium Trade chromosome 47, UBuf_Myxa_2, whole genome shotgun sequence genomic region:
- the apex1 gene encoding DNA-(apurinic or apyrimidinic site) endonuclease isoform X1, translating into MKCLRVFAVSFQRVCGLRTTVNMPKRSKKNEESVEGETDNGTAPTKKEKKGKEPEAPILYEDPPDKMTSNDGRAANMKITSWNVDGLRAWVKKNGLDWVRQEDPDVLCLQETKCAEKALPAEIKDMPEYPHKYWAASEDKEGYSGVAMLCKTEPLNITYGIDKEEHDKEGRVITAEFPTFFLVTAYVPNASRGLVRLDYRKTWDVDFRAYLSSLDQRKPLVLCGDLNVAHQEIDLKNPKGNRKNAGFTPEEREGFTQLLTAGFTDSFRELYPEQANAYTFWTYMMNARAKNVGWRLDYFVLSSALLPGLCDSKIRNTAMGSDHCPITLYLAV; encoded by the exons atgaaat GTTTACGTGTGTTTGCTGTCAGTTTCCAACGTGTGTGTGGTCTTAGAACAACTGTGAACATGCCCAAAAGATCCAAGAAGAACGAGGAATCTGTGGAAGGAGAGACTGACAATGGAACTG CACCtacaaagaaagagaaaaaagggaAAGAACCAGAGGCCCCAATTCTGTATGAAGATCCCCCAGATAAGATGACCAGTAATGATGGCCGTGCGGCCAACATGAAGATCACCTCCTGGAATGTGGATGGCCTGCGTGCATGGGTGAAAAAGAATGGCCTTGAT TGGGTCCGTCAGGAGGATCCAGATGTGCTGTGTCTGCAGGAAACGAAGTGTGCTGAGAAAGCCCTGCCAGCTGAGATCAAGGACATGCCCGAGTATCCACACAAGTACTGGGCTGCATCAGAGGACAAGGAGGGTTACAGCGGGGTGGCGATGCTGTGCAAGACTGAACCACTCAATATCACCTATGGTATTG ATAAGGAGGAACATGATAAAGAGGGTCGGGTCATCACTGCAGAGTTTCCAACTTTCTTTCTGGTCACAGCTTATGTGCCCAATGCCAGCCGCGGTTTGGTAAGGCTTGATTACCGCAAGACCTGGGATGTAGATTTCCGGGcctacctgagcagtttggaccAGCGCAAGCCCCTGGTGCTGTGCGGTGATCTGAATGTGGCCCACCAAGAGATTGATCTTAAAAACCCCAAGGGTAACCGCAAGAATGCCGGCTTCACCCCTGAGGAACGAGAGGGCTTCACCCAGCTTCTCACGGCTGGGTTTACCGATAGTTTCCGGGAGCTGTATCCGGAACAAGCCAATGCCTACACCTTCTGGACCTACATGATGAACGCTCGGGCCAAGAATGTGGGCTGGCGTTTGGACTATTTTGTGCTGTCGTCTGCCCTGCTGCCAGGCCTGTGTGACAGCAAGATTCGAAACACTGCCATGGGGAGTGACCATTGCCCCATCACCCTGTATCTGGCTGTGTAG
- the apex1 gene encoding DNA-(apurinic or apyrimidinic site) endonuclease isoform X2 — MPKRSKKNEESVEGETDNGTAPTKKEKKGKEPEAPILYEDPPDKMTSNDGRAANMKITSWNVDGLRAWVKKNGLDWVRQEDPDVLCLQETKCAEKALPAEIKDMPEYPHKYWAASEDKEGYSGVAMLCKTEPLNITYGIDKEEHDKEGRVITAEFPTFFLVTAYVPNASRGLVRLDYRKTWDVDFRAYLSSLDQRKPLVLCGDLNVAHQEIDLKNPKGNRKNAGFTPEEREGFTQLLTAGFTDSFRELYPEQANAYTFWTYMMNARAKNVGWRLDYFVLSSALLPGLCDSKIRNTAMGSDHCPITLYLAV; from the exons ATGCCCAAAAGATCCAAGAAGAACGAGGAATCTGTGGAAGGAGAGACTGACAATGGAACTG CACCtacaaagaaagagaaaaaagggaAAGAACCAGAGGCCCCAATTCTGTATGAAGATCCCCCAGATAAGATGACCAGTAATGATGGCCGTGCGGCCAACATGAAGATCACCTCCTGGAATGTGGATGGCCTGCGTGCATGGGTGAAAAAGAATGGCCTTGAT TGGGTCCGTCAGGAGGATCCAGATGTGCTGTGTCTGCAGGAAACGAAGTGTGCTGAGAAAGCCCTGCCAGCTGAGATCAAGGACATGCCCGAGTATCCACACAAGTACTGGGCTGCATCAGAGGACAAGGAGGGTTACAGCGGGGTGGCGATGCTGTGCAAGACTGAACCACTCAATATCACCTATGGTATTG ATAAGGAGGAACATGATAAAGAGGGTCGGGTCATCACTGCAGAGTTTCCAACTTTCTTTCTGGTCACAGCTTATGTGCCCAATGCCAGCCGCGGTTTGGTAAGGCTTGATTACCGCAAGACCTGGGATGTAGATTTCCGGGcctacctgagcagtttggaccAGCGCAAGCCCCTGGTGCTGTGCGGTGATCTGAATGTGGCCCACCAAGAGATTGATCTTAAAAACCCCAAGGGTAACCGCAAGAATGCCGGCTTCACCCCTGAGGAACGAGAGGGCTTCACCCAGCTTCTCACGGCTGGGTTTACCGATAGTTTCCGGGAGCTGTATCCGGAACAAGCCAATGCCTACACCTTCTGGACCTACATGATGAACGCTCGGGCCAAGAATGTGGGCTGGCGTTTGGACTATTTTGTGCTGTCGTCTGCCCTGCTGCCAGGCCTGTGTGACAGCAAGATTCGAAACACTGCCATGGGGAGTGACCATTGCCCCATCACCCTGTATCTGGCTGTGTAG